The DNA sequence TGAGACGGGTAGAAAGTGAGAGACATGACCACCTCCGGTATATCTTTGAACCAAGGTAGCTCTAATTCGGAATTGATTCAAACAGAAAATACAAAAACAAGCAGGAACATGGAGAACGCCATGTCCCTGCCTTGTTTTCGTCAGAATCATCTCACAAGCAACATCTTTTTCATGCTCGTGAAACGAGCCCCGCCGTCCGAACTGACCGCCTCAATGCGATAGAAGTAAACACCCGTTGCCGCTTGAGCCCCATCCGTATTCCGGCCATTCCATAATGCAGTATGATACCCGGCTGTCTGTAACCCTCTCACCAGCGTTGCTACCTCCTGCCCCAAGAGATTGTAGATTTTGAGATATACGGAAGCCGCAGCTGGCAGCGCGTACCGGATTGTCGTCGTCGGGTTGAATGGATTGGGATAGTTCTGATACAGAGCAAACGACTCCGGCACCGTTCCGGGATTTCCACCAACACTAACTCCCGAGAGACTGGCGGAAATGATAGTTGCGTCGGTTCCCGCTGCCCAGATTCTGTTTGCGATGATGTCGAAATCAAAGAGAGTCTTGCCCGACGCCAGAATTCTTGTCGCCCGTGTCCACGTTGTGCCGCCATCGGTTGTGCGGAAGATGGAGCCGAGACTTCCGCTTGCCCACCCGTTCTGAAGGTCGGTGAAATAGATGCGATAAAGAATGCCGGTGGTCCCGATCGTTTGCGGCGACCAGCTGAGTCCGCCGTTTGTTGTGCGGCGAATCGTGCCCGCCGAACCGCTTACATACCCTGTGTCACGATCGTACCACCAGCTCGAATACACGGTTGTCGTTCCGCCGATGCCGATTGAACTCCATAATGCCCCGCCATCGGTCGTCTTGAAGACGCGACCCGAACCGCCCACCGTCACGGCATATTGTGCATCGATTACGAAGATATGATAGATGGCTGACGCGCCGTGACCGCTGGTTTGCGGAGTCCACGTTGCGCCACCGTTTGTTGTTTTGGCAAGGAAGCCTGCGCTTCCGCATACATATCCTGTCTGGCTATCGAGGAACTTCACGCTATACCAGATACTCGTGGCAACACCGATGCCGAGCGAGAGTTGGTTGAACGTTGCTCCGCCATCTGTCGTTTTCCACATTCCCGAAGGGCCTTGGGTTGCGATATAGCCGGTGTCCGCATCAATCCAATACTGACTGTAAATGCGGGAGCGAGGGTTGAACGGGAGGAGCGACCAGTTGGCTCCGCCGTCGGTTGTTTTCATGATCACACCAAGACTATCGGCAGCAACTAAACTCCCTCCGACAGCGTACCCTGTCGTTGCGTTGAGAAACTGAATCCCCCTCAACTCCTGGCGGACAACGGAATTCGTGTGACCGGTCCACGTTGTTCCCCAAGTCGTGCTGCTGGCTATAGACCCGCCGACGCCACCCACGAGAATTGTCGTTGTGCCCGTTGCCCCTGCCGCTCTGCCGAGAACGCCGGACATTCCCAACCCGAAGACATTTGAGTTATACCCGATGTTCGTCGGAGTCCAAGTCACCCCGCTGTTGGTCGTAACATACACATCGCCGCTGGCACCTGCTGCAACACCTTCGAGAGAATTGATAAACTTGATTTCGTAGAATGAGCCCGTTCCGAAAGTTCCTTGCAGATCGAACGTGGTGCCGCCATTCGTCGTTCTGTAGATTTGATACAACGAATTCGTAACCCAGCCTGTGTCGGGATTGATAAAGAAGATGCCGCGGGTGGTTCCCCCACCGGTATAGCCGGGTACATTGTTCCACGTCTGGCCGGCATCCGTTGACCGCAAAAGCCTGCCGACGGTTGCAGACGACGTGCCGATGTATGCCGTCATTGCATTGACGTAATGAACTTTGTAGATGAGTGTCGATGTGGCAAGATTGAACGGCGTCCACGTCGTACCGCCGTTCGTTGTTCTCAGAATCGTGCTTGAAGCGCCGACGGCAAGTCCGGTATCAGCGTTGAAGAAATCGAGATACCAGAGTTGCGCCGACGTGCCGGAATTTTGGTATTGCCACGTTACTCCGCCATCGGTCGTCTTCATGATGGTGCCGTTCGTGGTGCAAAAGTAGCCGATGTTATCATCTACAAACATCGATTCGTAGATATCGCTGCCGAGTGTTTCGGGATAGGCCACAGTCCACGTTGTGCCATTGTTCGTGGAACGTGCGACTGTTGAGCCATCACCTGTTAAAACCCACGTTCCCGAGGGAAGGATTATCGCGTCATTCAGATTATTTCCCACAGGAGTCGGGTGCTGCCATTGGAATGTTTGGGCAGCAACGGGATCGAGGGAAAAAAGGAAGAGAGCACAAGCACAAGTTAGAAACTGCTTCATTATCTGTAACTCCTTTCAATAAAATGAATTAAGACCGCAGCCGGAAAACAGCATGGCGCAGGAGGTTCTCTCCTGCGCCATTGTGAGAACTGCATACAGCGTCCCTACTTCACCAGCAACATCTTCTTGAGATTGGTGAAAGGAGCCGAGCCGTCGGAGGCT is a window from the Bacteroidota bacterium genome containing:
- a CDS encoding T9SS type A sorting domain-containing protein, with translation MKQFLTCACALFLFSLDPVAAQTFQWQHPTPVGNNLNDAIILPSGTWVLTGDGSTVARSTNNGTTWTVAYPETLGSDIYESMFVDDNIGYFCTTNGTIMKTTDGGVTWQYQNSGTSAQLWYLDFFNADTGLAVGASSTILRTTNGGTTWTPFNLATSTLIYKVHYVNAMTAYIGTSSATVGRLLRSTDAGQTWNNVPGYTGGGTTRGIFFINPDTGWVTNSLYQIYRTTNGGTTFDLQGTFGTGSFYEIKFINSLEGVAAGASGDVYVTTNSGVTWTPTNIGYNSNVFGLGMSGVLGRAAGATGTTTILVGGVGGSIASSTTWGTTWTGHTNSVVRQELRGIQFLNATTGYAVGGSLVAADSLGVIMKTTDGGANWSLLPFNPRSRIYSQYWIDADTGYIATQGPSGMWKTTDGGATFNQLSLGIGVATSIWYSVKFLDSQTGYVCGSAGFLAKTTNGGATWTPQTSGHGASAIYHIFVIDAQYAVTVGGSGRVFKTTDGGALWSSIGIGGTTTVYSSWWYDRDTGYVSGSAGTIRRTTNGGLSWSPQTIGTTGILYRIYFTDLQNGWASGSLGSIFRTTDGGTTWTRATRILASGKTLFDFDIIANRIWAAGTDATIISASLSGVSVGGNPGTVPESFALYQNYPNPFNPTTTIRYALPAAASVYLKIYNLLGQEVATLVRGLQTAGYHTALWNGRNTDGAQAATGVYFYRIEAVSSDGGARFTSMKKMLLVR